TCCCACCCATCGAAGTGAAGGACGCGCCGTGCCAGGAGGTCGTCGTCACCCGGGACATCGACGTGTGGGACCGGATCCCCATGATCTCCCACTCGAAGTCGGATCCCGCCCGGACGCTGGGCGCCGGCAACACGGTGGTCCGGGGGAAGTTCTTCTGGGGCGGCTCTCACATCGGCTACAACCGGATGCACTTCCGGGGCCCGGATTACTCGAGCTTCCAGATCTCGCCCGGCTCCCACATGGACATGGTGGCGACCCACTGGTACCGGAAAGAGCCGATTCCGATGACGATCAACATCGGCGTCCCGCCGGCGTGCACCATGATGGCGGGCTCGGGCTTCACCTACATGATCCTGCCCAAGGGCTCGGACGAGCTCGGCGTGGCCGGCGCCCTCCAGGGCTTCCCGGTGGAGCTGGTGAAGGCCCGCACGGTGGAGGCCTGGGCCATCGCCAACGCGGAGTACGTGATCGAAGGCTATCTCGACACGACGCAGAAGGTCTGGGAGAGCCCGCTGGCCGAGAAGGACGGCAAGCAGGGCGTCTACCCCTTCCATCCCGAGTGGGCCGGCTACATGGGCAAGAGCTACCGGACCTACAAGTTCCAGGCGACCGCCATCACCCACCGGAGGGACAAGCCCATCTACTACGGGCTCATCGTCCACGGCATGGACGACCACTACATCGACGTGTCGATGCGGGAGGCGGCCTTCCTCGAGGTGGCGGACCGCATCTCGCCGGGCTTCTGCGTCGACACCCACATCCCGATGGGAATGACCGACTGGGGCGGCGCGATCTTCCAGGTCCGGAAGCGCCGGCAGCGCGACGAGGGCATCCAGCGGAACATCCTGACGGCCGCCATGGCCCTGTCGCTCGGCATGAAGCTCGCCATCGCGGTGGACGAGGACATCGACATCTACGAGCCCGAGGACATCCTGTGGGCCCTGGCCACCCGGGTGACGCCGGAGAGCGTCCAGACGGTCTGTGCCGGCGGCTTCGGCCAGACGTTCCAGCCGAGCGCGCGGAGCACGGCCGGACAGCGCGACTGGACCCAGAGCAACATCCAGTTCCAGGGGGGCCTGGCCATCGACGCGACCGTCCCGTTCGTCTACAAAGAGGCCTTCGAGCGGGCGCGCTACGAGGTCGAGCTGGTGGACCTCCGGAAGTGGTTCACCGAGGAGCAGATCGCGCGGGCTCGGGCTTCGCAGGAAGGCTACGCCCGGTGGATGGCCGAGCGCGGCATCTGACCGAGCCGATCGAAGCCTTCCGCGACATCGATTCGCTCCTGACCGGGCATGCGCGGACGCACGGCGCCCGTGGATATGTCGAGTGTCTCGCACCGCCCGGAGGGCTCACCTTCGCCGAGCTGGACGCCGCGACGAACCGCGTCGCCCACTTCCTGGCCGACCGGGGTCTCCGGCCCAACGACCGCGTCTCCGTCCTGAGCGACAACTGCCTCGAGCTCCTGGTCCTGTTCCTCGGCGTCCAGCGGTACGGGGCCACGGTGAACCCGATCAACGTCGAGGTCCACGCCAGGAACGTCGCCCAGATCCTCCACGACGTGGAGCCCCGGCTGACCTTCTGGAGTCCCGCCCTCCCGGCCGAGCTCCAGGCCCTGGCCCGCGCGGCCGGTGAGACGGCACTGCCCTTCGACGAGCTGTGGGCGCAACTGGCGGCCCTCCCGGCGACGCCGGGCTCGCGCCGGGTCGGCGGGCCCCGTGACATCGCGATCCTCGACTACACCTCCGGCACGACCGCCACCCCCAAGGGCGTCCTGATCAGCCACCAGGCCGTCTTCTACCAGGCCCGCTCCCTGGTCGAGCGCCTCGGCCTCACCGAGGACGATCGGCTCCTCGAGTACCGGGCGCTCTCCTGGGCCTCGCCCCAGGTCCTGTCGGTCGGTCCCTCGCTCCAGGCCGGGGCCGGGCTGGTCCTGGCCCCGCGGTTTTCCCGCCGCCGGTTCTTCGACTGGATCCGCGAATACGGTGTCACGGTCGCGGCCGGCGTTCCCACCGTCTTCGCCGTGCTCCTCGCCGAGCCGGTGGCGGTGACGGCGGCCGACCTCCCGAGCCTCCGGTTCATGACCAGCAGCTCGGCGCCGCTCCCGGTCGAGACGCAGCTCGCCTTCGAGCGCCGGTACGGGATCCCGATCGTCCAGGGATGCGGCATGACCGAGGCGGGGTTCATGGGCGGCAACCCGCCGGGAGCCCGGCGGCTCTCCTCGATCGGGCCGGCCATGCCGTACATCGAGGCGCGATTCGTCGACGAGAGCGGCGCGGTGTGTCCGCCGGGCCGGGAGGGGGAGCTCGTCGTCACCGGGCGCCAGCTCGCCGCCGGCTATCTCGTCGAGCGCGGGCGGGTGATGGCGCTTCCCGGCGACGGCCTTCGCACGGGAGACCTCGGCTACGCCGACGCCGAGGGCTACCTCTACCTCACCGGCCGGACGAAGGACGTCATCATCAAGGGCGGCGTCAACGTCGCGCCGATGGAGATCACCAGCGTCCTGCTCGGCCACCCCGCCGTCGCCGACGCCGCGACGATCGGCGTCCCCGACCCGGTCTACGGCGAGGCGATCGTGAGCTTCGTGGTGCCGCGGCCCGGCGAGGTCGTGACCACGGATGAGCTCCGGGCCCACTGCGCCACGCGACTGTCCGAGTTCAAGCAGCCCCAGCAGATCCGGCTGGTCGACGCCCTCCCCAGGACCGACCGCGGCAAGCTCGCCCGCGAGCGCCTCCAGGCGCTGGCCGAGGGCTGACGTCGACACGCAGATCAGGATAAACTCGTTCGCGTTCGAAGCAAGGAGGAGCCCATGAACCCATTCAACCTGGTCAAGGGAGTCGTTTTGTCCACGCTCATGACGCTCGCAGGCGCCGCGCAGGCGGCCACGTTCGTCTATGTCTCG
This region of Candidatus Methylomirabilota bacterium genomic DNA includes:
- a CDS encoding UbiD family decarboxylase, whose protein sequence is PPIEVKDAPCQEVVVTRDIDVWDRIPMISHSKSDPARTLGAGNTVVRGKFFWGGSHIGYNRMHFRGPDYSSFQISPGSHMDMVATHWYRKEPIPMTINIGVPPACTMMAGSGFTYMILPKGSDELGVAGALQGFPVELVKARTVEAWAIANAEYVIEGYLDTTQKVWESPLAEKDGKQGVYPFHPEWAGYMGKSYRTYKFQATAITHRRDKPIYYGLIVHGMDDHYIDVSMREAAFLEVADRISPGFCVDTHIPMGMTDWGGAIFQVRKRRQRDEGIQRNILTAAMALSLGMKLAIAVDEDIDIYEPEDILWALATRVTPESVQTVCAGGFGQTFQPSARSTAGQRDWTQSNIQFQGGLAIDATVPFVYKEAFERARYEVELVDLRKWFTEEQIARARASQEGYARWMAERGI
- a CDS encoding AMP-binding protein is translated as MDGRARHLTEPIEAFRDIDSLLTGHARTHGARGYVECLAPPGGLTFAELDAATNRVAHFLADRGLRPNDRVSVLSDNCLELLVLFLGVQRYGATVNPINVEVHARNVAQILHDVEPRLTFWSPALPAELQALARAAGETALPFDELWAQLAALPATPGSRRVGGPRDIAILDYTSGTTATPKGVLISHQAVFYQARSLVERLGLTEDDRLLEYRALSWASPQVLSVGPSLQAGAGLVLAPRFSRRRFFDWIREYGVTVAAGVPTVFAVLLAEPVAVTAADLPSLRFMTSSSAPLPVETQLAFERRYGIPIVQGCGMTEAGFMGGNPPGARRLSSIGPAMPYIEARFVDESGAVCPPGREGELVVTGRQLAAGYLVERGRVMALPGDGLRTGDLGYADAEGYLYLTGRTKDVIIKGGVNVAPMEITSVLLGHPAVADAATIGVPDPVYGEAIVSFVVPRPGEVVTTDELRAHCATRLSEFKQPQQIRLVDALPRTDRGKLARERLQALAEG